Proteins from a single region of Companilactobacillus farciminis KCTC 3681 = DSM 20184:
- a CDS encoding serine hydrolase domain-containing protein yields the protein MANFEETKAQIIDLVNKQVVPGVSFGFINSSQTNKYIYGDKEWCPQRKPLRGTELHDLASLTKIMGTIPLIIKLINEKKISLHDPIKKYLPDFSDERVELFHLLTHTSGIHGYIPDRDSLDSDQLIKALIKLPVTDTFNKKVVYTDTGLIFLGLVIEQIYQMPVQNAIMKYIVEPEGLKDATFEPDPENCVPTYEVNNQMLCGVPNDPKARQLGKRCGSAGMFASLDDVLKFAQDMLLPDKKFLYHNFTELNPGRSLGWDVKPDGFGHVLFHTGYTGHFIALDYQHQNAMVVLTNRVHPIEHNQIFLERRETILDSFLKESK from the coding sequence ATGGCAAATTTTGAAGAAACCAAAGCACAAATTATTGATTTAGTTAATAAACAAGTCGTTCCAGGAGTTAGTTTTGGCTTCATAAACTCCTCTCAGACGAATAAATATATTTATGGTGATAAGGAATGGTGCCCGCAAAGAAAACCCCTTAGAGGCACAGAATTGCACGATTTAGCCTCTTTAACGAAGATCATGGGAACAATTCCGTTGATTATTAAATTAATAAATGAAAAAAAGATTAGTTTGCATGATCCAATTAAAAAATATTTACCAGATTTTTCGGACGAGCGAGTTGAACTATTTCACTTGTTGACGCATACTTCGGGAATTCATGGCTATATTCCTGATCGTGATTCTTTAGATAGCGACCAGTTGATTAAAGCTTTGATTAAATTGCCGGTGACTGACACTTTCAATAAAAAGGTCGTTTACACTGATACCGGCTTGATTTTTTTAGGCTTAGTGATTGAGCAAATTTATCAAATGCCAGTTCAAAATGCGATTATGAAATACATTGTTGAACCAGAAGGATTAAAAGATGCTACATTTGAACCTGACCCAGAGAACTGCGTTCCAACATACGAAGTCAACAATCAGATGCTTTGTGGCGTACCTAACGACCCTAAAGCTCGTCAACTAGGTAAACGTTGCGGTTCTGCTGGAATGTTTGCCAGTTTGGATGATGTATTGAAATTTGCACAGGATATGCTATTGCCAGATAAGAAATTCTTGTATCACAATTTTACGGAGTTAAATCCAGGACGTTCGTTGGGATGGGATGTTAAGCCTGATGGATTTGGGCATGTCTTGTTCCACACTGGTTATACGGGACATTTCATTGCTTTAGATTATCAACATCAAAATGCAATGGTCGTTTTGACAAATCGAGTTCATCCAATTGAGCACAATCAGATTTTCTTAGAACGTCGCGAAACGATTTTGGATTCGTTTTTAAAAGAGAGTAAATAA
- a CDS encoding ABC transporter ATP-binding protein, translated as MAEKKNESQSPAVHHGPGPGRGPNVVVKPKNFWKTTGRLAKYMSTYVVGIIVVLALAIASAVFQIKTPKILGEATTEIYKGLMTGVAQQKAGFKINGLPINFDKIEHIIFIVIIMYLASALFNFIQQFVMTRISQRTVYKLRRDLKGKMRRLPINYYDSHSNGDIMSRAINDMDNIAGTLQQSLTQLVTSSVTFVGIIWMMLTISWKLTLIALATVPLSLIVVGIIAPQSQKFFKRQQNSLGLLNNQVEENYSGHVVVKSFNHEQESIDEFEKENTKLYKASWKAQLISGIVMPMMNFLNNLGYVFVAMYGGIQVANGGIALGDIQAFLQYMNQFSQPIAQLANLTNTIQATIASAERVFEILDEPEMEDTLVDVPDVETDDKVTLDHVKFGYEGSPILLKDYNLEVKPGEMVAIVGPTGAGKTTIINLLERFYDVSGGSIKLDGKDIRNMTREQVRSHYAMVLQDTWLFTGSIYDNLKYSREDATKEEIIEAAKAAHVDNFVRQLPQGYDTVLNEEASNISQGQRQLITIARAFVADPEILILDEATSSVDTRTELHIQHAMERLLKNRTSFVVAHRLSTIQDADKIIVMNHGSIVETGNHEELMAKNGFYADLYNSQFAGNVAM; from the coding sequence ATGGCTGAAAAGAAAAATGAATCACAATCACCCGCAGTTCATCATGGTCCCGGTCCTGGTCGTGGGCCTAATGTAGTTGTTAAGCCTAAGAACTTCTGGAAGACTACCGGTCGTTTGGCAAAATACATGTCAACTTATGTGGTCGGAATTATCGTTGTTTTGGCTTTGGCCATTGCTTCAGCTGTTTTCCAAATCAAGACCCCAAAGATTTTGGGTGAAGCTACTACCGAAATTTACAAAGGTTTAATGACTGGTGTAGCACAACAAAAAGCTGGTTTTAAGATCAATGGGTTGCCAATTAATTTTGACAAGATCGAACACATTATTTTCATTGTTATTATAATGTATCTGGCTTCAGCGTTGTTTAACTTTATTCAACAATTCGTTATGACAAGAATTTCTCAACGAACTGTTTACAAATTAAGACGTGATTTGAAAGGTAAGATGAGAAGATTACCAATCAACTACTACGATTCCCATTCTAATGGTGATATCATGTCTCGTGCCATCAACGATATGGATAATATTGCGGGTACATTGCAACAAAGTTTGACTCAATTAGTAACTAGTTCGGTTACCTTTGTTGGTATTATCTGGATGATGTTAACAATTAGTTGGAAGTTGACTTTGATTGCTTTAGCAACAGTTCCATTGAGTTTGATCGTGGTTGGAATCATTGCTCCACAATCACAAAAATTCTTTAAACGTCAACAGAATTCATTGGGACTTTTGAACAACCAAGTTGAAGAGAATTATTCTGGACACGTTGTTGTTAAGAGTTTTAATCACGAACAAGAATCGATCGATGAATTTGAAAAAGAAAATACTAAATTGTACAAAGCCTCATGGAAAGCTCAATTGATCTCTGGTATCGTTATGCCAATGATGAACTTTTTGAATAACTTAGGTTATGTTTTCGTTGCTATGTATGGTGGTATTCAAGTTGCTAATGGTGGGATTGCCCTTGGTGATATTCAAGCCTTCTTGCAATATATGAACCAATTTTCACAACCAATTGCCCAACTGGCCAACTTGACTAATACGATTCAAGCTACGATTGCTTCAGCTGAACGTGTCTTTGAAATTTTGGACGAACCAGAAATGGAAGATACGTTGGTCGATGTGCCTGATGTTGAAACTGACGATAAAGTTACTTTGGACCACGTCAAATTTGGTTATGAAGGTAGTCCAATTCTTTTGAAAGACTACAATCTTGAGGTTAAACCAGGTGAGATGGTTGCTATCGTTGGACCTACTGGTGCTGGTAAGACTACTATTATCAACTTGCTAGAGCGTTTCTACGATGTTAGTGGCGGTTCGATCAAGTTGGATGGTAAAGATATCCGCAACATGACTCGTGAACAAGTTAGAAGTCATTACGCAATGGTTCTTCAAGATACTTGGCTCTTTACTGGTAGTATTTATGACAACTTGAAGTACAGTCGTGAAGATGCTACGAAAGAAGAAATTATTGAAGCTGCTAAAGCTGCCCATGTGGATAACTTTGTTCGTCAATTGCCACAAGGTTATGACACTGTTTTGAATGAAGAGGCTTCGAATATTTCTCAAGGTCAAAGACAATTGATTACTATTGCCCGTGCCTTTGTTGCCGACCCCGAGATTTTGATTTTGGATGAAGCTACTAGTTCAGTTGATACGAGAACTGAATTGCACATTCAACATGCGATGGAACGTTTGTTGAAGAATCGGACGAGTTTTGTTGTTGCTCACCGACTTTCAACTATTCAAGATGCTGATAAGATTATCGTGATGAATCATGGTTCGATCGTTGAAACTGGTAATCATGAAGAACTTATGGCTAAAAACGGTTTTTATGCAGATCTTTACAATTCACAATTTGCCGGAAATGTCGCAATGTAA
- a CDS encoding ABC transporter ATP-binding protein — protein MFKIARGRINNWQVLGAVIFMIFQVIATLYIPNLTSDIVNKGVITGDTDYIIRTGIEMVVVSLITAIAAFGNVLMASQASQGLGRKLRSDLFKKILYFTHDEFDKFETSSLTTRTTNDVIQIQNVMIMMLRMMIMAPIMLIGASFMAYQKNAEMTKIFLISIPVLIVIVGLVMFFAVPLFKAMQKKTDRLNLVFREGLTGVRVIRAFRQDQFEQDRFKEANEDYTNNAVKVFSIVAVMFPVVTLVMSGTNVGITWLGAHYIANQSMEIGNMIAFMTYAMQILMSFMILSMVFVFVPRASASAARIQEVFETKSKIDVVAKPAKLKDEPSLSFNDVNFRYHGAERLALNTLNFKVTKGQTLAIIGGTGSGKSTLINLIPRFYDAETGVVSINGTDVKALSTEDINSKVSMVPQKAILFKGTIRENMAYGKENATDDEIWHALEIAQAADFVKELDGQLDGEVEQGGDNFSGGQKQRLAIARALVKDASIYVFDDSFSALDFKTDLNLRTALKNDAKISQAVVVIVGQRISTVADADQIVVLDNGDMVGLGTHQELKENNETYQEIIKSQL, from the coding sequence ATGTTTAAGATTGCTAGAGGTCGGATTAATAACTGGCAAGTGCTTGGTGCGGTCATTTTTATGATTTTCCAAGTCATTGCAACGTTATATATTCCTAATCTTACATCAGACATTGTTAACAAGGGTGTAATTACTGGTGATACAGATTATATCATACGTACCGGTATTGAAATGGTTGTCGTTTCTTTGATAACAGCCATTGCTGCCTTCGGAAATGTTTTGATGGCTTCTCAAGCCTCACAAGGTTTGGGTCGGAAATTAAGATCTGATTTATTTAAGAAAATATTATATTTTACACACGATGAATTCGACAAGTTTGAAACGTCTTCACTGACGACTAGAACGACTAATGATGTTATTCAAATTCAAAATGTAATGATCATGATGTTGAGAATGATGATCATGGCGCCAATCATGTTAATCGGTGCTAGTTTCATGGCTTATCAAAAAAATGCTGAAATGACAAAGATCTTCTTGATTTCAATTCCAGTTTTGATTGTTATCGTGGGATTAGTCATGTTCTTTGCTGTGCCATTGTTTAAGGCTATGCAAAAGAAAACTGATCGTTTGAATTTGGTTTTTCGTGAAGGATTGACTGGGGTACGTGTTATTCGTGCTTTTAGACAAGATCAATTCGAACAAGACCGTTTTAAGGAAGCAAACGAAGATTATACTAACAATGCTGTCAAAGTATTTAGTATCGTTGCCGTTATGTTCCCAGTCGTTACATTGGTTATGAGTGGAACTAATGTTGGTATCACTTGGCTAGGGGCACATTATATTGCTAATCAATCAATGGAAATTGGTAATATGATTGCTTTCATGACTTATGCTATGCAAATTTTAATGAGTTTTATGATTCTTTCAATGGTATTCGTCTTCGTACCACGTGCTTCAGCTTCGGCTGCTCGTATTCAAGAAGTCTTTGAAACTAAGAGTAAGATCGACGTCGTTGCCAAACCCGCTAAGTTAAAGGATGAACCATCATTGAGCTTTAATGATGTTAACTTCAGATACCATGGTGCTGAAAGGCTAGCCTTGAATACTTTGAATTTCAAAGTTACTAAGGGTCAAACTTTAGCTATCATCGGTGGTACTGGTTCTGGTAAGAGTACTTTGATCAATTTGATTCCTAGATTTTACGATGCTGAAACTGGTGTGGTAAGTATCAACGGAACTGATGTCAAAGCTTTGAGTACTGAAGATATCAATAGCAAAGTTTCAATGGTTCCACAAAAGGCTATCCTTTTCAAAGGAACTATTCGTGAAAACATGGCTTATGGTAAAGAAAATGCGACTGATGATGAAATTTGGCACGCATTAGAGATTGCCCAAGCTGCTGACTTCGTTAAGGAATTAGACGGACAATTAGATGGTGAAGTTGAACAAGGTGGAGATAATTTCTCTGGTGGTCAAAAACAACGTCTAGCAATTGCTCGTGCTTTAGTTAAAGATGCTTCAATTTATGTCTTTGATGATTCCTTCTCAGCTCTTGATTTCAAGACTGATCTTAATTTAAGAACAGCTTTGAAGAATGATGCCAAAATCAGTCAAGCGGTTGTCGTTATCGTCGGTCAACGTATTTCAACAGTTGCTGATGCTGACCAAATCGTTGTCTTAGATAACGGTGATATGGTCGGATTAGGTACTCACCAAGAATTAAAAGAGAATAATGAGACTTATCAAGAAATCATTAAATCTCAATTATAG
- a CDS encoding CPBP family intramembrane glutamic endopeptidase, translating into MNNTKNTYHPIKVILHIIAFLALFLMEQLPLSVLTLTKKDLGTKYSSYIKMAPLVTLVLLIIAATIIIWTFKKAQKFPTLSFTKSTWFIIILATILTFLINIVTLPFMRSSNENVEALQLVANNSMIILIIFTIFVAPILEEILFRGIFMNWFFVDHPLISVIVSGVIFGYVHAPFSSNTDWFYALSKILLGIVLAGVYYRTKNIKANITVHFLNNFLAILAGAVASGVIFL; encoded by the coding sequence ATGAACAATACAAAAAATACTTATCATCCTATAAAAGTCATACTTCATATTATAGCCTTTTTAGCTCTGTTTTTAATGGAACAATTACCGTTAAGTGTTCTGACTTTGACAAAAAAAGACCTTGGTACTAAATACTCATCCTACATTAAAATGGCTCCCTTAGTAACCTTGGTTTTGTTGATAATTGCCGCAACTATCATCATCTGGACCTTCAAAAAAGCTCAAAAATTCCCAACTCTAAGCTTTACCAAAAGTACTTGGTTCATCATCATACTCGCGACTATCTTAACCTTTTTAATTAATATTGTAACGTTGCCATTCATGAGAAGTAGTAACGAAAACGTTGAAGCACTACAATTAGTTGCTAATAATAGCATGATTATTTTAATAATATTTACTATTTTCGTAGCACCGATATTAGAAGAAATTCTTTTTCGCGGAATTTTCATGAATTGGTTTTTCGTCGATCATCCCTTAATTTCGGTCATCGTCAGTGGTGTAATTTTTGGATACGTCCACGCTCCCTTTAGTAGCAATACTGATTGGTTCTATGCGCTGTCAAAAATCCTTTTGGGAATCGTTTTAGCTGGCGTATATTATCGAACTAAAAACATTAAAGCTAATATAACTGTTCACTTCCTAAATAATTTTCTAGCAATTTTGGCAGGAGCAGTAGCTTCAGGGGTTATTTTTCTATGA
- a CDS encoding PH domain-containing protein has translation MSLLDGLLGNATNVDQDAIKKELKDVLIPNEEVDLAFRLVRDLVVFTSHRLIVVDKQGVTGKKVDYKTFPYKSISRFSVETTGHFDLDAELKIWISGAVEPAQVLQFRKDNSITTIQKALATAILL, from the coding sequence ATGAGTTTACTAGACGGACTACTCGGTAACGCAACTAATGTCGATCAAGACGCTATCAAAAAAGAATTAAAGGATGTTTTAATCCCAAATGAAGAGGTGGACTTAGCTTTTAGACTAGTTCGCGACTTAGTAGTCTTCACTAGTCATCGATTAATCGTTGTCGACAAACAAGGTGTCACAGGCAAAAAGGTTGATTACAAAACTTTTCCTTATAAAAGTATCTCCCGCTTTTCAGTTGAAACCACTGGTCACTTCGATTTAGACGCTGAATTAAAAATTTGGATCTCTGGAGCAGTTGAACCAGCCCAAGTACTTCAGTTCCGAAAAGACAACAGTATCACTACAATTCAAAAAGCTTTGGCGACCGCAATTTTACTTTAA
- the nfsA gene encoding oxygen-insensitive NADPH nitroreductase has protein sequence MNQTIENLIKHVSIRDFKDETISENTKEELVKAAQSGSTSEFVQAFSIIEITDPDLRNQLSDITISSPHVKKADTFYIFVADLNRQATMLKQHDQSLDSIKNMESLLVATVDTTIAAQNMAVAAESMGLGICYIGSIRNNIKQVAKLLNLPKYTFPLFGMTIGVPKVLNQTKPRLPKINQVSKNTYDNNLFNNLSSYDNEVKDYYSNRKTNPQDTTWTEKNLTIFNHIHRPDVADFLLEQGFSLH, from the coding sequence ATGAATCAAACTATTGAAAACTTGATAAAACACGTATCAATTCGGGATTTTAAAGATGAAACTATTAGTGAAAACACCAAAGAAGAATTAGTTAAAGCTGCTCAAAGTGGATCAACTTCTGAATTCGTCCAGGCTTTTTCAATCATCGAAATCACTGATCCTGATTTGCGTAATCAATTATCAGATATCACTATCAGTTCACCACACGTCAAAAAGGCTGACACTTTTTACATATTTGTAGCCGATCTTAATCGCCAAGCTACTATGCTCAAACAACACGACCAAAGTTTAGATAGCATTAAAAATATGGAATCGCTACTCGTTGCCACAGTTGACACCACTATTGCCGCCCAAAATATGGCTGTAGCTGCTGAATCAATGGGCTTAGGAATTTGTTATATCGGAAGCATTCGTAACAACATCAAACAAGTTGCTAAATTGTTGAATCTTCCTAAGTACACTTTCCCACTCTTTGGAATGACCATCGGTGTTCCTAAAGTACTCAACCAAACTAAGCCAAGGCTTCCAAAAATAAATCAAGTTTCCAAAAATACTTACGATAATAACCTTTTCAATAATTTATCTTCCTATGATAATGAAGTAAAAGATTATTATTCCAACCGAAAAACCAATCCTCAAGATACAACTTGGACTGAAAAGAACTTAACTATTTTCAACCACATTCATCGTCCTGACGTTGCCGACTTTTTATTGGAACAAGGTTTCTCACTTCATTAG
- a CDS encoding helix-turn-helix domain-containing protein — MNNLGDILRETRQQQQLSQSEISEDICSQSTLSEIEHNKYIPNTQLLINLCERLAVGFDDLCLVGSFQICREKYFNQKAASFYHSRNYRQLQAFLNRPTVLETVQNDQQTQAYYFYLALCSLHLDRGFDKAKEYLKLSLACSTNGRKQTTLTRLGNITLAYVYAQQGLKTSTFAQIELAFRHLEKSTYDENLNLLFYIAALSYFHISKFDLAIQTLEKGIKFALSNNSHSMMINSLYLMANIAEMVKEENVGLTIKSYSLFNSFIHQPLYEEAN; from the coding sequence ATGAATAATTTAGGTGATATCTTGCGAGAAACGCGACAACAGCAACAATTATCTCAAAGCGAAATTTCCGAAGATATTTGTTCACAATCAACTCTCTCAGAAATTGAACACAACAAATATATTCCCAATACACAACTACTGATTAATCTTTGTGAGCGATTAGCAGTAGGTTTCGATGATCTCTGCTTAGTAGGAAGCTTTCAAATTTGTCGCGAAAAGTATTTCAATCAAAAAGCTGCCAGTTTTTATCACAGTCGAAATTACCGACAACTGCAGGCTTTTTTGAATCGTCCAACTGTTTTAGAAACGGTGCAAAATGACCAGCAGACACAAGCTTATTACTTTTATTTGGCATTGTGTTCATTACATCTTGATCGAGGTTTTGACAAAGCTAAAGAATACCTCAAGTTATCCTTGGCTTGTTCAACTAATGGTCGTAAGCAAACGACTCTAACTAGATTGGGCAATATTACTCTGGCTTATGTTTATGCTCAACAAGGGCTCAAAACTTCCACCTTTGCTCAAATCGAATTGGCCTTTCGACATCTTGAGAAATCAACTTACGATGAAAATTTAAATCTTCTCTTTTACATCGCTGCACTATCTTACTTTCACATTTCCAAATTTGACTTAGCCATTCAAACTTTAGAAAAAGGGATTAAATTTGCCCTTTCCAATAATTCCCATTCTATGATGATCAACAGTCTCTATTTAATGGCTAACATTGCCGAAATGGTCAAAGAAGAGAATGTCGGCTTGACCATTAAAAGCTATAGCCTCTTTAATTCCTTCATTCATCAACCACTCTACGAAGAAGCCAATTGA
- a CDS encoding NUDIX hydrolase N-terminal domain-containing protein: MDDIELLIEKLQAIAQTGKHYSKDVFDRERYDQLEDVSKQLITKLVKNSSQKQLDIFFDADTGYVTPKVDVRAATFKDDKILLVREKSSGEWSIPGGWGDIGYSATDIAVKETFEEAGITVKPKRMIAIKDMQKNHYPKKNLNYVYKLFFECIPTEDDIHSGVETSDVKYFTLEEALKLNLSLARNMPDDFKRAFACHKADNWETYFD, from the coding sequence ATGGATGATATTGAATTACTAATCGAAAAACTACAAGCAATTGCACAAACTGGTAAACATTACAGTAAAGATGTCTTCGACCGTGAACGATATGATCAATTAGAAGACGTCTCAAAACAATTAATCACTAAGCTAGTCAAGAACTCTTCTCAAAAGCAATTAGATATTTTCTTCGATGCTGATACTGGCTACGTTACACCGAAAGTCGATGTCCGAGCTGCAACTTTTAAAGACGACAAGATACTACTCGTTCGTGAAAAAAGCAGTGGCGAATGGTCAATTCCTGGTGGTTGGGGCGATATTGGTTATTCGGCTACCGATATTGCTGTCAAAGAAACTTTTGAAGAAGCTGGCATTACCGTCAAGCCAAAACGGATGATTGCTATCAAGGATATGCAAAAAAATCACTATCCTAAGAAGAACCTCAACTATGTGTACAAACTATTCTTTGAATGCATCCCTACTGAAGACGATATTCACAGTGGCGTAGAAACTTCTGACGTTAAATATTTCACCTTGGAAGAAGCTTTAAAACTTAATTTATCCTTAGCTAGAAATATGCCGGATGACTTCAAACGGGCTTTTGCATGTCACAAGGCTGATAATTGGGAAACTTATTTTGACTAA
- a CDS encoding ATP-binding cassette domain-containing protein: protein MTDIFQDGAISIHGARENNLKNVDLDIPKHKMTVFAGLSGSGKSSLVFDTLAAVSRRELNETFPSFTQQYLPKYGQPQFDSIEHLPVAIVVEQKPIGRNSRSTLATYTGIYSVLRLMFSRIGQPWVGYYEWFSFNLPQGMCPNCQGLGFVDEVDESQLIDPNKSLNEGAVTFVGFQPGTWRWKEYGNSGLFDLDKKIKDYSKDEYEMFMHAPKQKLKNPPKTWARTAQYEGLVPRMLRSVIHSASGRHHQAALEKIVTRKTCPVCHGTRLNSKALTAKIEGKNIAEVGEMDLVNVLKFLDSITDFKAKTMVRELRSKVQSLVNIGLGYLSLNRGTDTLSGGEAQRIKIAKYLTSSLSDLVYVLDEPSVGLHPHDIQLITKSLEKLKNQGNTIVLVDHNPAIISAADYVVEIGPKAGKAGGEVTFTGTYSELLKSNTITGKMLRTPIKFRQPRKVSDWISVQNITSHNLNKVSARIPKGVLTVVSGPAGSGKSTLVNAFKQQMSGMDYVDLSQDSVGVNIRSTPATYLNILNPLRKLFANANKVSTQLFSYNGKGACPRCKGKGVTITEMAFMDPVVQTCELCGGKRYSQEALQYKYHDKDISEVMNMSIDDTLDFFKDVPNILKKVDLLEKVGLGYLNLSQSMTTLSGGEVQRVKLALELDHEGSVYFLDEPTTGLHLNDTKRLIDLFEKLVDNGNTLIVIEHNLSLISQADWLIDMGPDAGKYGGKVCFEGTPKDSMQHLESRTGVALKKLVK, encoded by the coding sequence ATGACTGATATATTCCAAGATGGTGCCATCAGTATTCATGGCGCTAGAGAAAATAATCTAAAAAACGTTGATTTGGATATTCCTAAACATAAGATGACTGTTTTTGCTGGATTGTCAGGTTCGGGTAAATCCTCTTTAGTTTTTGATACTTTAGCAGCAGTTTCTCGACGGGAATTGAATGAGACTTTTCCGAGTTTTACGCAACAGTATTTACCTAAATATGGTCAACCACAGTTTGATAGTATCGAGCATTTGCCAGTAGCAATCGTGGTTGAGCAAAAACCAATTGGACGGAATTCTCGCTCAACTTTGGCAACTTATACGGGAATTTATTCGGTTTTACGACTGATGTTTTCACGAATCGGACAGCCTTGGGTAGGTTATTATGAATGGTTTTCGTTTAATCTGCCACAAGGAATGTGTCCTAATTGTCAGGGCTTAGGCTTTGTCGATGAGGTGGATGAGAGCCAATTGATTGACCCTAACAAATCTTTGAATGAAGGAGCAGTGACTTTTGTTGGCTTTCAGCCGGGGACGTGGCGTTGGAAAGAGTATGGCAACAGTGGTCTCTTTGACCTTGATAAAAAAATCAAAGATTATTCTAAAGATGAATATGAAATGTTTATGCATGCGCCAAAGCAAAAGTTGAAGAATCCTCCAAAAACTTGGGCTCGAACGGCTCAATACGAAGGATTAGTTCCACGGATGCTTCGTTCAGTGATCCACAGTGCTTCAGGTCGTCATCATCAAGCAGCACTGGAAAAAATCGTTACGAGAAAAACTTGTCCAGTATGTCACGGAACACGTTTGAATAGTAAAGCACTGACAGCCAAGATAGAAGGCAAAAACATTGCTGAAGTTGGTGAGATGGATTTAGTCAACGTGTTAAAGTTCTTGGATAGTATTACTGACTTCAAAGCTAAGACGATGGTCCGTGAATTGCGTAGTAAAGTTCAATCGTTAGTAAATATTGGACTGGGCTATCTTTCCTTGAATCGTGGAACTGATACTTTATCCGGCGGAGAAGCACAACGAATCAAAATTGCTAAATATTTGACTAGTTCTTTGTCAGATTTAGTTTATGTCTTAGATGAACCAAGTGTCGGGTTGCATCCACACGATATTCAATTGATCACTAAATCATTGGAAAAATTAAAGAATCAAGGAAATACGATCGTTCTAGTCGACCACAATCCGGCAATTATTTCGGCGGCTGACTATGTGGTAGAAATTGGACCTAAGGCTGGTAAAGCTGGCGGAGAAGTAACTTTTACCGGAACGTATTCTGAACTGTTGAAATCTAATACAATTACTGGAAAGATGCTACGAACTCCGATAAAATTTCGGCAACCTAGAAAAGTTAGTGATTGGATCAGTGTCCAAAATATTACCTCTCATAATTTGAATAAGGTCAGTGCTAGGATTCCTAAGGGTGTTTTGACAGTTGTGTCTGGACCGGCTGGGTCTGGGAAAAGTACCTTAGTTAATGCATTTAAACAACAGATGTCAGGGATGGATTACGTTGACCTTAGTCAAGATTCTGTCGGAGTAAATATTCGCTCAACTCCTGCGACGTATTTGAATATTTTGAATCCCTTGCGAAAACTTTTTGCCAATGCAAATAAAGTCTCGACGCAATTATTTAGTTATAATGGCAAAGGTGCTTGTCCACGTTGTAAAGGTAAAGGTGTGACAATAACAGAAATGGCTTTTATGGATCCGGTCGTTCAAACTTGTGAATTGTGCGGTGGTAAAAGATACAGTCAAGAAGCTTTGCAATACAAGTATCACGACAAAGATATCTCTGAAGTGATGAACATGTCGATTGATGACACTTTAGATTTCTTCAAAGATGTTCCTAATATTTTGAAAAAAGTCGATTTACTTGAAAAGGTCGGTCTGGGATACTTGAACCTGAGTCAATCAATGACTACTCTGTCTGGTGGGGAAGTGCAACGTGTCAAATTGGCGCTCGAACTAGACCACGAAGGCAGCGTATATTTCTTAGATGAACCAACGACGGGTTTACATTTGAATGACACGAAACGTTTGATTGATTTATTTGAAAAGCTTGTTGATAACGGCAACACTTTGATTGTGATTGAGCATAATTTATCGCTTATTTCTCAAGCTGATTGGTTAATAGATATGGGACCTGATGCTGGTAAATATGGTGGTAAAGTTTGTTTTGAAGGTACGCCAAAAGACAGTATGCAGCATTTGGAATCGCGAACTGGAGTGGCTTTAAAAAAATTAGTTAAATAA